The Pristiophorus japonicus isolate sPriJap1 chromosome 3, sPriJap1.hap1, whole genome shotgun sequence genome has a segment encoding these proteins:
- the ppp1r3cb gene encoding protein phosphatase 1 regulatory subunit 3C-B isoform X1, with amino-acid sequence MNCTRVYRLLDSGPLPAVSIMPVDLAMRLCLAHSPPMRNFLGPYDPCKGLTIAGRLKPLRPCISLKGETDSCRDGWAQPTGKRKKRVAFADDKGFSLTAVHLFSEFEESLAELQFELADLDSATSGLKLGERRSLALDFSAPPADYLQFRERLKKNFVCLENCTLQQQAIAGTVAVRNLSYHKVVQVRVTFDTWKSFKDVDCTFLNNIYGCCDTDTFSFAIDLPPCVSPAERIEFCVSFKSGDRTYWDNNDGRNYGIVQVGRNADGLQDELATKAPEKMQTVECDQYGSPRASSGLFPEWQSWGKIETALPYW; translated from the exons ATGAACTGCACCAG GGTCTACCGTCTCTTGGATAGCGGTCCTTTGCCAGCGGTGTCTATTATGCCAGTTGATTTAGCCATGAGACTTTGCCTGGCACATTCTCCACCCATGCGGAACTTCCTGGGCCCCTACGACCCTTGCAAGGGGCTGACCATCGCCGGCCGGCTGAAGCCGCTGCGGCCCTGCATCAGCCTGAAGGGCGAGACCGACTCGTGTCGCGACGGCTGGGCGCAGCCCACGGGCAAGCGGAAGAAAAGGGTGGCGTTCGCGGACGACAAGGGCTTCTCGCTGACGGCCGTGCACCTGTTCTCGGAGTTTGAAGAGTCGCTGGCCGAGCTGCAGTTCGAGCTGGCCGACCTGGACAGCGCGACCAGCGGGCTGAAGCTCGGCGAGCGAAGGTCGCTGGCGCTGGACTTCTCGGCGCCGCCCGCCGACTACCTGCAATTCCGAGAGCGCCTGAAGAAGAATTTCGTCTGCCTGGAAAATTGCACGCTGCAACAGCAAGCCATCGCGGGCACCGTCGCCGTGCGGAACCTCAGTTACCACAAAGTCGTGCAGGTCCGGGTAACATTCGACACTTGGAAGAGTTTTAAGGATGTGGATTGCACCTTTCTGAACAATATTTATGGCTGTTGTGACACGGACACGTTCTCTTTCGCCATCGACCTGCCACCGTGCGTCTCGCCCGCGGAGAGGATCGAGTTCTGCGTCTCCTTCAAGAGCGGGGACCGGACCTATTGGGACAACAACGACGGGCGGAATTACGGCATTGTGCAGGTCGGGCGGAACGCTGACGGGCTGCAGGACGAGCTGGCCACCAAGGCTCCCGAAAAGATGCAGACGGTTGAATGCGACCAGTATGGAAGTCCCCGAGCTTCGAGCGGTCTGTTTCCTGAGTGGCAGAGCTGGGGCAAGATCGAGACCGCTCTGCCATACTGGTGA
- the ppp1r3cb gene encoding protein phosphatase 1 regulatory subunit 3C-B isoform X2, producing MQLRVYRLLDSGPLPAVSIMPVDLAMRLCLAHSPPMRNFLGPYDPCKGLTIAGRLKPLRPCISLKGETDSCRDGWAQPTGKRKKRVAFADDKGFSLTAVHLFSEFEESLAELQFELADLDSATSGLKLGERRSLALDFSAPPADYLQFRERLKKNFVCLENCTLQQQAIAGTVAVRNLSYHKVVQVRVTFDTWKSFKDVDCTFLNNIYGCCDTDTFSFAIDLPPCVSPAERIEFCVSFKSGDRTYWDNNDGRNYGIVQVGRNADGLQDELATKAPEKMQTVECDQYGSPRASSGLFPEWQSWGKIETALPYW from the exons ATGCAGTTGAG GGTCTACCGTCTCTTGGATAGCGGTCCTTTGCCAGCGGTGTCTATTATGCCAGTTGATTTAGCCATGAGACTTTGCCTGGCACATTCTCCACCCATGCGGAACTTCCTGGGCCCCTACGACCCTTGCAAGGGGCTGACCATCGCCGGCCGGCTGAAGCCGCTGCGGCCCTGCATCAGCCTGAAGGGCGAGACCGACTCGTGTCGCGACGGCTGGGCGCAGCCCACGGGCAAGCGGAAGAAAAGGGTGGCGTTCGCGGACGACAAGGGCTTCTCGCTGACGGCCGTGCACCTGTTCTCGGAGTTTGAAGAGTCGCTGGCCGAGCTGCAGTTCGAGCTGGCCGACCTGGACAGCGCGACCAGCGGGCTGAAGCTCGGCGAGCGAAGGTCGCTGGCGCTGGACTTCTCGGCGCCGCCCGCCGACTACCTGCAATTCCGAGAGCGCCTGAAGAAGAATTTCGTCTGCCTGGAAAATTGCACGCTGCAACAGCAAGCCATCGCGGGCACCGTCGCCGTGCGGAACCTCAGTTACCACAAAGTCGTGCAGGTCCGGGTAACATTCGACACTTGGAAGAGTTTTAAGGATGTGGATTGCACCTTTCTGAACAATATTTATGGCTGTTGTGACACGGACACGTTCTCTTTCGCCATCGACCTGCCACCGTGCGTCTCGCCCGCGGAGAGGATCGAGTTCTGCGTCTCCTTCAAGAGCGGGGACCGGACCTATTGGGACAACAACGACGGGCGGAATTACGGCATTGTGCAGGTCGGGCGGAACGCTGACGGGCTGCAGGACGAGCTGGCCACCAAGGCTCCCGAAAAGATGCAGACGGTTGAATGCGACCAGTATGGAAGTCCCCGAGCTTCGAGCGGTCTGTTTCCTGAGTGGCAGAGCTGGGGCAAGATCGAGACCGCTCTGCCATACTGGTGA
- the ppp1r3cb gene encoding protein phosphatase 1 regulatory subunit 3C-B isoform X3 produces MPVDLAMRLCLAHSPPMRNFLGPYDPCKGLTIAGRLKPLRPCISLKGETDSCRDGWAQPTGKRKKRVAFADDKGFSLTAVHLFSEFEESLAELQFELADLDSATSGLKLGERRSLALDFSAPPADYLQFRERLKKNFVCLENCTLQQQAIAGTVAVRNLSYHKVVQVRVTFDTWKSFKDVDCTFLNNIYGCCDTDTFSFAIDLPPCVSPAERIEFCVSFKSGDRTYWDNNDGRNYGIVQVGRNADGLQDELATKAPEKMQTVECDQYGSPRASSGLFPEWQSWGKIETALPYW; encoded by the coding sequence ATGCCAGTTGATTTAGCCATGAGACTTTGCCTGGCACATTCTCCACCCATGCGGAACTTCCTGGGCCCCTACGACCCTTGCAAGGGGCTGACCATCGCCGGCCGGCTGAAGCCGCTGCGGCCCTGCATCAGCCTGAAGGGCGAGACCGACTCGTGTCGCGACGGCTGGGCGCAGCCCACGGGCAAGCGGAAGAAAAGGGTGGCGTTCGCGGACGACAAGGGCTTCTCGCTGACGGCCGTGCACCTGTTCTCGGAGTTTGAAGAGTCGCTGGCCGAGCTGCAGTTCGAGCTGGCCGACCTGGACAGCGCGACCAGCGGGCTGAAGCTCGGCGAGCGAAGGTCGCTGGCGCTGGACTTCTCGGCGCCGCCCGCCGACTACCTGCAATTCCGAGAGCGCCTGAAGAAGAATTTCGTCTGCCTGGAAAATTGCACGCTGCAACAGCAAGCCATCGCGGGCACCGTCGCCGTGCGGAACCTCAGTTACCACAAAGTCGTGCAGGTCCGGGTAACATTCGACACTTGGAAGAGTTTTAAGGATGTGGATTGCACCTTTCTGAACAATATTTATGGCTGTTGTGACACGGACACGTTCTCTTTCGCCATCGACCTGCCACCGTGCGTCTCGCCCGCGGAGAGGATCGAGTTCTGCGTCTCCTTCAAGAGCGGGGACCGGACCTATTGGGACAACAACGACGGGCGGAATTACGGCATTGTGCAGGTCGGGCGGAACGCTGACGGGCTGCAGGACGAGCTGGCCACCAAGGCTCCCGAAAAGATGCAGACGGTTGAATGCGACCAGTATGGAAGTCCCCGAGCTTCGAGCGGTCTGTTTCCTGAGTGGCAGAGCTGGGGCAAGATCGAGACCGCTCTGCCATACTGGTGA